A genomic stretch from Tachyglossus aculeatus isolate mTacAcu1 unplaced genomic scaffold, mTacAcu1.pri scaffold_166_arrow_ctg1, whole genome shotgun sequence includes:
- the LOC119923269 gene encoding uncharacterized protein LOC119923269, which translates to MKISAPQRRLCGIIFGDSTPAPEHCCEQRCCCEGRIYCRQLFGSPDLWEDQRTPDGESEAKEGLKEHRWPEETQVPAKGDGLSSVVQKEDDLVRQGEGQKRQEKLWRDEEENQTEELGPLEQMALELERMREMYWEENVKQDLRETEQSPEEWQTEEKGTQTEEGEPEWPVEMDSEASGELVQQETEETPEDAWSKEKGTQTEEQDSVGPEEVKVEEAEEPRPREKREESAGEEDGLRARGAHGGAGPGLRKLPTAPWFPGGSHCCDWLCSSLGWDLCLRTGLPADVLALLPGAEAEGGHGSSGLWEAARGPPRGDRPQPLQEAAHPSREGWRAEQRGTQTDQQDPLDQEVLVLEWVWEKAGGRNGERHHRGTLLRLNVLLDVSGPTGTASPRGGR; encoded by the coding sequence ATGAAGATCTCTGCGCCACAGAGACGCCTCTGTGGCATCATCTTCGGAGACTCCACTCCGGCCCCGGAGCACTGCTGCGAGCAACGCTGTTGCTGCGAGGGCCGGATCTACTGCCGCCAACTCTTTGGAAGCCCCGACCTGTGGGAGGACCAGAGAACCCCGGATGGAGAATCCGAGGCCAAGGAAGGCCTGAAAGAGCACAGATGGCCGGAAGAGACTCAGGTCCCTGCGAAGGGGGACGGGCTCAGTTCTGTGGTCCAGAAAGAGGATGACCTGGTGCGACAGGGGGAAGGTCAGAAAAGGCAGGAGAAACtgtggagggatgaggaggaaaaCCAAACAGAAGAACTTGGCCCACTGGAGCAAATGGCTCTAGAGTTGGAGAGGATGCGGGAAATGTATTGGGAAGAGAACGTTAAGCAGGACCTCCGGGAGACAGAACAAAGTCCCGAGGAATGGCAGACCGaggagaaggggacacagacggaggagggggagccgGAGTGGCCGGTGGAGATGGACAGTGAGGCGAGTGGCGAGCTGGTCCAGCAGGAGACAGAAGAAACTCCTGAGGATGCGTGGAGCAAGGAGAAGGGAACGCAGACGGAGGAGCAGGACTCCGTGGGCCCGGAAGAGGTGaaagtggaggaggcggaggagccgaggcccagagagaagcggGAAGAATCAGCCGGGGAAGAAGATGGGCTGAGGGCCCGCGGAGCCCATGGGGGCGCCGGGCCCGGCCTTCGGAAGCTACCCACGGCTCCTTGGTTTCCGGGCGGGAGCCATTGCTGCGACTGGCTGTGTTCCTCCCTGGGATGGGACTTGTGCCTCCGTACGGGCCTCCCGGCCGatgtcctggccctgctccctggCGCCGAGGCCGAGGGAGGCCATGGAAGCTCCGGCCTGTGGGAAGCGGCTCGGGGGCCTCCTCGCGGGGACAGGCCCCAGCCTTTGCAGGAGGCCGCCCATCCCTCGAGGGAAGGATGGCGGGCGGAGCAGAGGGGAACGCAGACAGACCAACAAGACCCATTGGACCAAGAGGTTCTAGTGCTCGAGTGGGTGTGGGAGAAGGCCGGGGGCCGAAACGGCGAGCGGCATCACCGGGGGACATTGCTAAGACTGAATGTTCTGCTCGACGTGTCCGGGCCAACGGGCACTGCCTCCCCTCGGGGCGGGCGCTGA